accttttctttttggctaaattgaaattttgtttctcaataagtttatgtttaaattcataattttggtcttcctatttttaaatcaagatatttttttattttttaaaataaacaattttggtCCTTCTATCTGTCTATCATGACTTTGATATGTTATATTGATGCTGACGAGGAACTTATGTAAATGGTTGACATGATGCTtatgtagaaaaaaataataaagtgaaaaataaaaatgtcttaATAGGAATTAAAATCATGATCTTTTATTCTTagacaaaacaaataaatcacTAAAACACTTGCTTTGTTTAATTAGCTACATTAATAGTCAAGAGTTATTTtcttaaatgatcaaaatttataaattaaaaaatgtttaatattaaattttattttatatcattttatacatttttattttgaatattatacatatttttatttcttaaattaatattaaattatttacataatttttttgtaaatttattttaatatacaaattatttttactctaactatttacataaaattattcatagataagacaataaaatatttgttttatttaattaactatattaacattattttatatgtatcattagtcaagagttattaattttttcaaattattaaaatttataaactaaaaaatattttaatatataaatatttttaattttatgtaaataatttgtatattcaatttacaaaaaaatatgtaaataatttacctattaatttatgaaatttaattataatttgataaaataaaaaaaatatttaaactatttaaaataaaacatataaaatgatataaaataaaagtaaaaagatttatatattaaatattttaatttataaattttgataattatttttaaaaaataactcttgattaataatacataaaaaataatgattatgtatttaattgaataaaataagtgTTACTTATTTATTGTCttgattatgaataaaaaatcatgagttcaatttttattaagaaattttttattttttattttatttaatctttttatgttATGTCAACGATCTATATAAGCTCTAAGGGAATTAAATATCTTgatttataaataagaaaatcaaaatcgtgaatttaaaattatagaaaaatcaaaattataatttaaaatttttttccaaaatattaTATGAGATAGTTAATTTGCATCCATCTCATTTTAGGATGAATATTAATTGGGGCGGAAGGAAGAAAGGTAAAATGATAGATATAATAAGTGATTGCGATttgatgaaaaaaagaagagacaaatagaaatagaaggaaaaaaagaggtaaaaatgaGACTGAAAAGTAAGATGCATGTGCTTATAATTAGTCTAGTATTTTCTTATATGCGACATATCTCAAATACATATCAGGCACGCGTGcatgttttaaactttgaataAGCATATATATAGAATAAAACGATATACTCTATATCCATTATAATTACTGCTTACAAATTTGTTAGTTGCAACTTTGCATTCTACTAAAAGTAACTCATATTTGGCTAGTCATGACCACCATGAGCTGAAAGAAACAGAAGCTGATACATTGTTTACAGTAAATACATTGTTTCCTGCCAGAAATTGGAGTAACTTTGCTTTCTGTGTGCTTCCATTGTGCTTTCTCTTCTCATCAGTTCCAACTGAATCCATTCAAGTCCAGTTGTTTGCAACTAGTTTTAGTGTCTTTATTATCTTCAGTGGTTTGGTCCAGTTTTGAAGCAGCAAAGTAGTTAGATGGCAATCCATAATCTTGAGAAACTTTCTCAGCCACAGCTGGTTTAATTGATTCTGTCCTAACAATGGTGCTTCTATTCTCAGTTGTTTCTCCTTCAAGTAATCCAATGCTCATAGACAAGTTGCTAGGACTTCTTTCTGCATGCATGCTCAATCGGGTAAGGAAGGTGTTGTTCTTCTTCACAGGATCACACCACTTGAGGTCAGTGTTTGGTAGGTTATTAAGATTTGGACCCTCCATGAATGTGTGAACATTGAAGGGTATTAAGTTCATCCCTCTATTTTGTATCTCTTGCTGATCTTTTTGTGATGATCCCTCACAGGATGTGAGACAACTGTCCATGGAACAGTCATTTGCATTTATAGGctggttgttgttggtttgtgtttgtttttgatGGTGGGGGCTAAATCCCTGTATCTCCTTCAGCTCTGAAAATGCTGAATTCAGGCACTGAGAGGACACTTTTGACACTAGCTCTGAGAGTTGAAGTTTGGCAGCTTCAAGTCCTACTACTCCTAAATTCTGTCTACCAAGTGTTTCCTGAGCCTTCTCTAACACTGCCTGAAGGTATTTTCCTTGAGCCTCAATACGTAGCTGCAGGAGTCTTTGCACCTGAATATGTGGTCAGATGGGTTTTTAGTTAGAATTTTTGTTATGTGAAAAAGCTGAAATGACTTAATGTTAAGTCAATTGTTTGCATAAGTGGGTCGAGAcggaaaaattattatatagtttCTAACTATCACGTGTCCATTGTTTTGATGAATTTCTAAGTGATacagaattaaattttaattaaataaataatatattctttgtttaattcattatctaattttttttatttaatatttttaaatttttatttttggtaataTTATTAGTCTCGATTCTTGACgtgacaaattaataaaatatcatattattatttaatagacTTAGATTAacaataaatactaaaaataaaaattaaaaaatgtcagtagtaaaataaaataaaaaatatcttttaggtaataaactaaaaaaaataggatattatatatatatatatatatatatatatatatattatgaaaaatacttttaaaccttaaattcttttatttatgagaaagagttaaaaataatattcaattagGTGTCATACGTAAATTAGTTAGGACCACGATGGTCTCTCCCATAATAATTTTTCAGGTTGATGGGATGAAAATGCATGCATGGTAATGGTATAAGTTTGTTTAACACACCTGAAGTTGCTCATTTAGTCTTCTCTGCACCTCTATTTGCATCTGCAGTGCCTCACTTATGTGTAAATCTCTGCCACGTACAAGGGAAGTTAATgaatgttaatataaaaaaacctttagTGGTAGAAATTAGAATGTTCATACTAGCTACAAGAAAGCATGTGTGAAAACTGTTGAAGTTTCTTACTTGTTGATAGACTGAGGGGCAACGTTTAAATTATTCATGACATGAGTTTCGTTGTTTTCTCTGAGTCTTTCATCTGTTGCTGAACCTGAATTTATGGCTGAGAAACCAGTTTTGTTGTTCAGAAACAAAGCTTTGTGGTTCATTAGATGTTAGACATAATGGAAGAGATTGTTCTCTTACTTATTTTGTGTGTCGCATTGTTACTTTGTCCATGCAGACTCTTGCTCAGTCTGTATTTCTGGTGGGGAAAAGGAAAGGATCAGTAATTGCACCATACAAGTCAAGGTCAGATAGTTATACTGGGTTTTTAGCTTTgtctatatatattgtatatatgaaaatatcttTGCATAACAATTAGCAGCTCTATATGATGAATCAGAAACgcaaatatattattagcaGCTATaagaatcatatttttttagcaaaaacATGTTATGTACTAGGCCTGCAAACCTGGAGACaagttattttatgattataCTAAAGTAATTTTGGTAATGTAATAGATTATGGTAAAGGATTttctcacacacacaaaaaaaagattATGGTGAAGGAGAATAAGATCATGTTTTGCATGTAACTTTCTTTTGCACGTAGATTCATATGGTATGAAAGTCTTAGAATGAAGATGTATTTCCCATCTTATTTATAGAGACAAAATTTCATATATTCTATTGgtagattttcttttgtttcaatttaacttaaaattaatgGTGGATGAATCACTAGGGTCAATTTAGTGGTGCGAGATTTAAGTTCAAACCTCAGTGCGActattgtatataaaaaaatggaggATGCACCCTTACTTTCACAAGTTATAGgagtcaaattttttttttaataaaacctaatgttatatattttgaatggaAATAAAAACTAGACTTGTTTAGTTGTTGTGAGTAGAACTCAAACTTGAGAAGGAGAATGATGCTGGAGTTCATTTGGCACGCACGGACTGTTGAAATAATTCATGTACTAGAAATAGCAGTCACAAGAGGACAGAAAATAttgtaaataatataaacataatAGAGAAAATTAACTAATGATTTTTACCTGGAGATGGCTCTTCAGATGATACAAGGTAAGCCCTGGAATCCCCATGAGTTTCATTACCGTTTTTGGAGTTGCCTCTGCAGTATAAATTTTGCACTTTGAATTAGTCAATTAGATCTAAAGTTCTATGCTCTTCAGTTCAAGATTTGATGATCAACAAATGGatgtgtattttattatatagtaTATAGTATATAGTATATAGTATATAGTATATACTCACTGTCAGCTCCTCCTAATTGTTGCACAGCTTCTATAAACCTTGCATGAAGATCAGGTGTCCATTTCAATCTAGGCTTAGCATCAGTTGAGAGAACAAGTCCAGAATCACCAGAGCCATTTCCTGTTTGAAGGAACATATGCCTCTCAGAAGGGATTGGCATtctggaagaagaagaagaagagtgaaTGTTCTTTCCTTGATGTTGCTGATGAGTACTGTACATTCAACCTGCAAAAGCCACTTATAATTAAGTACTCTTTATAagcaccatatatatatatatgagtccataacattttaaaatcaatcaaacAGCATAATCAACCTGATGATTGATTGTGCCTTTACCTGATCAGGCTCCTATTCCCTGAATGATCACTTTACTATACCTATGAAAGGTGAAAGTTGATAATGCTCTATTTGCAAGTGTTATTATAAGAATTGACGGTAATAATATATAAGCTCTCTCTGTCAACTTGTGGTGCTTTGCCTTGTTTCTCCGCTGCACATTATATTTCTCTTCCTTGCAAAACCTGCTTAGATAGGTAGTTATAGATATGAGAGTTGGAGGGGAACTAGTAACACATGGAATCTTTGCTACAACCAATGGAAAACAGAACTTAATCCTTTATGCATGGTGACCTGACAAATAGACCCTTCCCACTTTTTTCCTCACTTGTGTTATGCTTGTGGACCCTCTTTCTTAGTTCCACTTTAATTTCTATTCTAAGGCACATTCCATTTGAGTTcctgtttaatatatatatatatatatatatatatatatatatatatatatatatatatatatatatatatatatatatatatatatatataaattatattttgggagCATATGAGTGAAAAGTGAGAGCATGTGAAGAGGGAATGTTAATCATATAATTTGAATGAATGATGAAGATTAAAACAATCTTAAACATTAGTGTGTATATGATTGTATTACTAAGGTTTATTCTTTTCACGCTCAAATTTCATTAGACATGCATGTCCTGTGTAAGTTataacactttttttctttgccTCTAACAACTGTACTGTTAAAACTTGACAATAtctgtatataaattaaaatattgtaaaatttataccaaaaaaaaagaattagtaTGCAAATATCTAGTTCCTAACTGCATTAGATTCTGGAATTGATCCTTCAAATTTTAACCAAATGTGCATTCTTATTCGCTTGCCTGGCAAAAGTGGGAATCATATTCCCAAAATTTGAAAcaggattttatttttgttttatttttcctgaCTTGGTTCTGGGGAATCTTATATTCCTCTCGACTTGGAACTGCCAAAGCTCATCCATTACATATCTTAATTTGCTCTAGTGGAAGATTCTTCTAAGTTAAAGGACTAAATGTTTTTGTTCCACAGTTTGATCTTGTGATTACgtgcaaaaataattttgacatAATGGATGATGATTTTGTTGAATGTTATGTATGTTAAAGTACGCATACATAAAAGCCAATGAGTCAGCTTGTTGaaaatataagattgatttaataatgaaaagaaaaagaaaggaaatagaaattgtgaattaaaattttctcactaataagtctaacaaaataattattaataattattaatatttactgataaaaagaaaacttcTTAATTTGTTGTACATGAAGAACTCATAATAAGAAGGATTAATTCCATTGACTAGAGCACCTTGAAAtacaagaaaagttttattttagaaaaaaaaaaaacagttaagATGCTTGCATGGGACTGTTTGGAGGGTAACGAATAGAATATAAGAATACGTTCTGTTTTGTCTGCATCCATAAGTTTGGAACTTATTCAGCCCCCACAGTCTGAAAAATTGAAATAGGATGAAGGTGGACCTGaaattttcattctttctttgGCACAAAAAATGCAATTAGTCCCATCCTCTAGAATCCTGAGCAAGCTAGCTAGCGGGACCTAATTAAAAGTGAAAGCAAGAATTGTACTTGCTTCTATACTTACATTTGGTTAAATATGCAGCATATATAGAGGATCACTTACCTTGCCCTTGATTTGTACCTTGGTTAATGAAGCAGATTCTTGTGccagcttttttattttttttgtatggttTTAGTTCTTATCCGTGTACAACTTAATTTCACTTGTTCACTTCGTGAAAATATATAGAATAATGTATTCAGACCTAAATGATGTACTGTCATAATGCTATGGCAGAAAATGATTGATTGTTGTTGGCTAGTGAAGGGGTTAGGAGGTGTTAGAATAACTACGCAGTTCATGTTTATCATGTGACACATGTTAATGTACTTGGCCTTCATATTTGACTCAgcattatataattttcaaactttattatattagaagattttgattttaaaaaattgattttatattagttaaaaataaatttaaagtggagtagtttatattttaaaagttctaTTTAAATGAATTGAAGTTTATAGTTAAACTTAATATATAGTATTCTCACTATAACACAAAGTTACATTTTTTCCACTTTTATTCATGTACTTTTAAGAGTAAAAGCAATTTACTTTGAAATAACCaatcatcattttcttttctagtTCAGTTGCCTCACACTCCCTATTAAGACTTTGGAATGTCTATTAAACATATTCTAAAGTACGTATTTGGAAATATATAGTTCTCTCTTCTCACTTTCTTAGGTTTGTAACTAAATTATATCATGAAtgcatgaaatatatatatatatatatatatatatatatatatatatatatatgtagatTTGGTCTTATAGGAACTCTAACTGTATGGCATATACCAGGCTAATCCACTacccaaaaataattaaagaatgtGTTAGAATCTGATTcagttttatttaaaaccagCCATTCCACAGGCAAATGCATGTGTCAACTGCATGCAAATCTGCATTAATATTAATTGGAAATACCAAACATATATGTAGTACAACAAGAATAAGTGCATGGTACTAGtgattaaattagaaaataaacatttcatagattaaaGCTAATGTGGAATATATTTTATGCGTCATCAAAGACCAAAGTCACTAAACCACTTGTGATAAGACACAAATAGTAGaggattatttataaaatcgtATCTGATATGCTGATACCCATTCATCATGCAAAATTAGACAAACATTTCATAGACAACTTATAGaaaccataaaaataaatagaccaAAGATTCCTTGAACAGTATCTCCACATTACTTCCCCTTGTTCTTGATTCTGATTTTTGAGAATATTTAATGCGGCCAGGATAGAATCTGTGAGCGACTTTGTGTAAAGTTAAAGCTGAGTTCTTAAGTGGTTTCAAGCATGTGGATTGGAATAATTTTGGCATGAGGACTGATACCGAATCTGCTCCCTTAGATGGACTTAATATTACCACTTGGCAAATTCTCCAAATCATGATATATATGACAAACTTATCATTACATTTACAGCTAAAGGAATTGATTTTGTGACAGTTGGTCCTATAAAAATAAGGGACAAAACTTAGACCGAATTCTTGCATAattatcatcaagttttcaaattaatatatatatatatatatatatatatatatatatatgtataacacttgataataattatcatgtggatttttaaaaaaatatctgcaatatattttttaatatcttaatatgagaatttgataataatataaacacttgttttaattttttttattaaaaactaactCTCTGGTGAGTTTGGCAAAtagtaatcaaaatatatattttttaatttgatgatgTCATGCATTGCCAGGTGAGAACGTCATGAGAATGGTATTTTCAAATGa
The nucleotide sequence above comes from Glycine soja cultivar W05 chromosome 11, ASM419377v2, whole genome shotgun sequence. Encoded proteins:
- the LOC114374066 gene encoding myb-related protein 2-like, yielding MYSTHQQHQGKNIHSSSSSSRMPIPSERHMFLQTGNGSGDSGLVLSTDAKPRLKWTPDLHARFIEAVQQLGGADKATPKTVMKLMGIPGLTLYHLKSHLQKYRLSKSLHGQSNNATHKITINSGSATDERLRENNETHVMNNLNVAPQSINKDLHISEALQMQIEVQRRLNEQLQVQRLLQLRIEAQGKYLQAVLEKAQETLGRQNLGVVGLEAAKLQLSELVSKVSSQCLNSAFSELKEIQGFSPHHQKQTQTNNNQPINANDCSMDSCLTSCEGSSQKDQQEIQNRGMNLIPFNVHTFMEGPNLNNLPNTDLKWCDPVKKNNTFLTRLSMHAERSPSNLSMSIGLLEGETTENRSTIVRTESIKPAVAEKVSQDYGLPSNYFAASKLDQTTEDNKDTKTSCKQLDLNGFSWN